Proteins from one Sander lucioperca isolate FBNREF2018 chromosome 16, SLUC_FBN_1.2, whole genome shotgun sequence genomic window:
- the LOC116064163 gene encoding DEP domain-containing mTOR-interacting protein-like — protein MGPRTAVAPSKEVKAVAGGGGDGGARLRSCSDGSRYSRRPNNSPSSPTLYSPKSVLKRPVSTEELQRPGGPYIKKTFTIVGDAVGWGFVVRGNRPCHIQAVEPCGPAAAAGMKVCQFVVSVNGLNVLDLDYRAVSHLILTGPRTVVMEVMEETDH, from the exons TGGCTCCATCTAAGGAGGTGAAGGCAGTTGCAGGAGGCGGAGGTGACGGAGGAGCCCGGCTGCGGAGCTGCAGCGACGGCAGCCGATACAGCAGGAGACCCAACAACTCGCCCTCCTCCCCCACGCTCTACAGCCCCAAATCAG TCCTGAAGAGACCAGTGAGCACAGAAGAGCTGCAAAGACCCGGAGGACCCTACATCAAGAAAACATTTACA ATTGTGGGCGATGCCGTGGGTTGGGGGTTTGTGGTGCGAGGGAACCGGCCGTGTCACATCCAGGCTGTGGAGCCCTGCGGCCCAGCTGCCGCTGCTGGGATGAAG GTGTGTCAGTTTGTGGTTTCGGTCAACGGTCTAAATGTTCTCGATCTGGACTACCGGGCTGTCAGCCACCTGATCCTAACGGGACCCAGAACCGTGGTGATGGAGGTGATGGAGGAGACGGACCACTGA